DNA sequence from the Longimicrobiales bacterium genome:
CGTCGAAGAGTTGCTGGACCGCGACCTCGGCGAGGTCGAGCAGCTCGTCGCGGGTGAGACCCGCCTTGTAATCCTCGAGCTGCTCTTCGATCCACGCCTGGTATTGCTGACGCGGTGTTTCGGCAGGAGTGCTCATCGCAACAAGGTTATGCACGCAGCGTGTTGCGCACAAGGCACTTGGCGCGCGCGGACCGGATCACAGTGCTCGTTCGAGACGCACGTCGTTGACGATGAGTGTCGCGAACCCTGCATCGCGGATGCGCAGTGCGGCGGCAGCAGCGTCGCTGCTGTTCGCATAGGCACCGCAGCGGACACGGAAGTATGGGCTGCCGGGCACCTGGACGATGCGTGCATCGAAACCCTTCGCACGCATCTCCGCAGCGATGGTCTCTGCGGGGCGTCGCTCGCTGAATGCGGCAGTCTGCACGGCGTACTCGGGTCCGCTCGCGGCGTTGTTGCGTGGCGCGTCGTCCGCGCGCGCGTTCGGATCGGCGGGCGGCGTGCGTGTCGCGTCGGTGGTGCGGGCGTCACGGTCGGTGCGCTGCGTCGTCCCGGCGCGCGCGGTGTCGGCGCGCACGGTCGGCGGCTGCCGCACGTTCTCATCGACGGCGACACCGAGATCGGGCAGCGGATTGGCGCGACGGACCGGCGCAGCGGGCTCCTGGCGCGGCGCAGCTGCCGAATCCTGGCGCGGCGCTGCGGGCGGATCCCGGCGCACTGCTGGCGGGACATCCTGGCGCGGCGGCGTTCGCGGCGACGGGCGACCTGAAGTCGTGTCGACGGACAGCGCCGGATTCGCATCCAGCGCGGGAACGGGCCGCGTATCGCCGCCGCGCCGCTCGTCGGCTCCGGCTGCGATGCCACCGGACTGAGCGCAGGCGCGATCGCGCTCGATCTCGAGGAGCGTGCGGACGTTCTCGTTCGTGGTGCCGAACAGACTCTCGCGCGCGGTACCGCAGGCGGCGGCGGCATCGCCGCGGGCGAGCTGCGCGCGGGT
Encoded proteins:
- a CDS encoding SPOR domain-containing protein, which gives rise to MNTRTILIAVALLAGASAVHAQDGRLDRVENLIATGRLTEARNTLTAWERDNGPLSDATAEDRARALYLVGALTSDVAEAEDAFVGVVLSYPSSQVAPKALLRLGQGLYTAGETDRAIMFLERLRSDYPRSTERETGLLWLTRAQLARGDAAAACGTARESLFGTTNENVRTLLEIERDRACAQSGGIAAGADERRGGDTRPVPALDANPALSVDTTSGRPSPRTPPRQDVPPAVRRDPPAAPRQDSAAAPRQEPAAPVRRANPLPDLGVAVDENVRQPPTVRADTARAGTTQRTDRDARTTDATRTPPADPNARADDAPRNNAASGPEYAVQTAAFSERRPAETIAAEMRAKGFDARIVQVPGSPYFRVRCGAYANSSDAAAAALRIRDAGFATLIVNDVRLERAL